A region from the Lentimonas sp. CC4 genome encodes:
- a CDS encoding hybrid sensor histidine kinase/response regulator, translating to MFASQLSTSHFIHCILGHLRSTLIVALLAIVSSTLSVAAITPLEDYVIKNLTSDDGLPMNQLNYLARSERGFLWIASFEGLIRYDGVEFDAITHQDYAELKGGAFDVLVDRHDSVWAFDTNHRYLFRYKDGEMSHWETSTHTKVVDYTLFKDWQGDIVFLGGNQFYYITDDAIAEYPIPGLNGQSVHHALFADDGSLWIADPQEGLSRINNGQVTAFSPREMGAGSNRIVNFEQGLNGSIWAITSSNDLLHYQSGSWQLYQNNLLAKSGQVRDMLTEADGTVWIGSQSGMFRYSDGTIDKLAQDDTQDDDHIFSIALTQEGGVAYTTFNNGLKLLQKRLFKTYTERNGLHRGVARCIVPYPSGGYLIGSTNGVDHINTESDTTKARFPNLRGIDITDIRIITPQDIYFSSYGQGLFHYKNGKISRTTQEHGLTSDTIYSMEQTADGRLILATYYGLDIYHGATLSNISIEDGLPSNIALSLFSDSRDRLWVSLASGGLCYLQENTPVHFTKGTELAYATVFHLSENSSGTIWGGYSGGIFRIRNNELKVFNLTGIFPRANIFHVWDDNIGGLWLTSNSGLYQLETNLFEQDELPKQIPFHSYHKANGLPSNNATAISHAHMDDQSFWVAFNGGVVKVEPDKASSAPFIPKAVIDEVNADGELIISHSINQAPTITFEPGLQRLRISYTAPAFQATTRRTFHTRLLGFEDWETTSRREAVYTNLPPGDYTFQVGTGGHDDDSIHSIDAVLNFVVKPYFHQTIAFYILAACGFLLIGYLINFLRLRASKRHRKRLSILVEARTRELRRQSEELVIAKEHAESANRIKSEFTANISHEIRTPMNSIMGFADILKEEVSDTAHKNYLSAILKSGDTLLTMIGDLLDLSKIEANKLTLSPRPTDLIANCKDTLQMFQPSLAEKDVTLEFHPEPTIPNKLIIDPSRFRQVLLNLVGNAIKFTDKGTVSIHISLVKITEHHAHIRCLVSDTGEGIPEGQLKRIFNAFEQASRDHTRTEMGSGLGLAISKRLVEMMDGSISVRSKFGVGSTFTIDLPNLEIPPNQSTDIPTTTPATPYEPTIQVAPKTEDFSTEELVEAFNNGPFSTTDRSKLIQLFETTLIPALKMIDIEELILAKVHIVEINYRYDHPTLTKLCLCIDHYCETLSIAKSRKLRLQLIEMIAQLDLPAG from the coding sequence ATGTTTGCCAGTCAACTATCCACTTCACACTTTATCCACTGCATTCTCGGGCATTTGCGTAGCACGCTCATTGTCGCGCTCCTAGCGATCGTTTCGTCAACACTCTCAGTTGCCGCAATCACCCCGCTTGAAGATTACGTCATCAAGAACCTGACGTCCGACGATGGACTGCCGATGAACCAGTTGAACTATCTGGCTCGCTCGGAACGTGGCTTCCTCTGGATTGCAAGCTTCGAGGGCCTGATCCGCTACGATGGCGTCGAATTCGACGCCATCACACACCAAGACTATGCCGAACTAAAAGGCGGCGCCTTTGACGTATTAGTCGATCGACACGACAGTGTATGGGCCTTCGACACGAACCACCGCTACCTCTTCCGCTACAAAGATGGCGAGATGTCACACTGGGAAACCAGCACGCACACCAAAGTCGTCGACTACACACTATTTAAAGATTGGCAGGGCGATATTGTCTTCCTCGGAGGAAATCAATTTTACTACATCACCGATGACGCAATCGCGGAATATCCAATTCCAGGGCTCAACGGGCAATCCGTCCACCACGCACTCTTTGCGGATGATGGCAGCCTATGGATCGCCGATCCACAGGAAGGCCTAAGCCGTATCAACAATGGCCAAGTGACAGCCTTCTCTCCTAGAGAGATGGGTGCCGGCTCGAATCGCATCGTCAATTTCGAGCAAGGCCTCAACGGTTCCATCTGGGCGATCACCAGCAGCAACGACCTACTCCATTACCAATCGGGCAGCTGGCAACTCTACCAAAACAATCTACTCGCTAAAAGCGGACAAGTCCGTGACATGCTAACAGAGGCGGATGGCACCGTATGGATCGGCTCTCAAAGCGGCATGTTTCGCTACAGCGACGGCACGATCGATAAGCTCGCTCAAGACGACACTCAAGATGACGATCACATCTTCTCGATTGCACTCACACAAGAAGGTGGTGTTGCATACACCACGTTTAACAATGGATTAAAGCTGCTCCAGAAGCGCTTATTCAAGACCTACACCGAGCGCAACGGACTGCACCGAGGAGTCGCACGCTGTATCGTCCCTTACCCCAGCGGAGGCTACCTAATCGGCTCCACAAACGGGGTGGATCACATCAACACAGAGTCAGACACAACAAAAGCACGGTTCCCTAATTTACGCGGGATCGACATCACAGACATTCGCATCATCACCCCGCAAGACATCTACTTCTCCAGCTATGGCCAAGGACTGTTTCACTACAAAAACGGAAAAATAAGCCGCACGACTCAAGAGCACGGTCTCACCTCCGACACGATCTACAGCATGGAACAGACCGCAGACGGGCGGCTCATCTTAGCCACTTACTACGGTCTAGATATCTACCACGGCGCCACGTTATCAAATATTTCGATCGAAGACGGACTACCCTCCAACATCGCACTGTCCCTATTTTCCGACTCACGAGATCGACTCTGGGTTTCGTTAGCATCCGGAGGCCTCTGCTACCTTCAAGAGAACACGCCGGTGCATTTCACAAAAGGCACCGAGCTCGCATATGCCACCGTATTCCACCTCAGCGAAAACAGTTCAGGAACAATATGGGGAGGCTATAGCGGAGGCATCTTCCGCATTCGTAATAATGAGCTGAAAGTATTCAATCTCACCGGCATCTTCCCACGCGCAAATATTTTCCACGTCTGGGATGATAATATAGGAGGCCTCTGGCTCACATCAAACTCGGGCCTCTATCAGCTAGAGACAAACTTGTTTGAACAAGACGAACTGCCCAAACAAATCCCATTCCACAGCTACCACAAAGCCAATGGATTGCCTTCGAACAATGCCACAGCCATATCCCATGCGCATATGGACGACCAGTCATTCTGGGTGGCGTTCAATGGTGGAGTGGTCAAAGTAGAGCCCGACAAAGCTAGCTCGGCCCCATTCATTCCGAAAGCAGTCATCGACGAAGTAAACGCAGACGGGGAACTCATAATATCACACTCTATCAATCAAGCCCCCACCATCACCTTTGAGCCCGGCTTGCAACGGCTACGTATTAGCTACACCGCACCAGCTTTCCAAGCCACGACCCGCAGGACCTTTCACACACGCCTACTCGGCTTTGAAGACTGGGAGACGACCTCACGCCGAGAAGCAGTTTACACGAACCTTCCTCCAGGCGACTATACCTTCCAAGTCGGCACAGGAGGCCATGATGACGATAGTATACACTCGATCGATGCGGTTCTGAATTTCGTAGTTAAACCCTATTTCCATCAGACCATCGCTTTCTACATTTTGGCTGCTTGTGGGTTCCTACTTATCGGTTATTTGATAAACTTCCTCAGACTACGCGCATCTAAACGCCACCGTAAGCGTCTCAGCATACTGGTGGAGGCTCGCACACGAGAACTACGACGCCAAAGTGAAGAACTAGTCATCGCCAAAGAGCACGCCGAATCCGCAAATCGGATCAAGAGCGAGTTCACCGCGAACATCAGTCACGAGATTCGCACTCCGATGAACTCGATCATGGGCTTTGCTGACATTCTCAAAGAAGAGGTCAGCGACACCGCTCATAAAAACTACCTAAGCGCTATTCTCAAATCAGGTGACACGCTCCTCACGATGATCGGAGACTTGCTCGATCTCTCAAAAATCGAAGCGAACAAACTAACCCTCAGTCCACGCCCAACCGATCTAATCGCCAACTGTAAAGACACTCTGCAAATGTTCCAGCCCAGCTTGGCCGAAAAAGATGTTACACTGGAATTCCATCCAGAACCGACGATCCCAAACAAGCTAATAATTGACCCCTCTCGCTTCAGACAAGTCCTCCTCAACCTCGTTGGCAATGCCATCAAATTCACAGATAAAGGCACAGTCTCCATACATATCAGCCTCGTTAAAATCACCGAACATCATGCGCACATTCGCTGCCTCGTCAGCGATACGGGCGAAGGCATCCCCGAAGGTCAACTCAAACGAATCTTCAATGCCTTCGAACAAGCCAGCCGCGACCACACACGCACAGAAATGGGCTCTGGCCTCGGGTTAGCAATCTCCAAACGCTTGGTAGAAATGATGGATGGTAGTATCTCAGTCCGAAGTAAATTCGGCGTTGGATCAACATTCACCATCGACTTACCGAACCTAGAAATCCCGCCGAACCAGAGCACCGACATCCCAACAACGACACCGGCCACGCCATACGAACCAACGATCCAAGTCGCACCTAAAACCGAAGACTTCTCCACTGAGGAGCTGGTGGAGGCATTTAACAATGGCCCTTTTTCAACAACTGACCGATCCAAATTGATCCAACTGTTTGAGACGACGCTGATTCCAGCACTTAAAATGATCGACATCGAGGAGCTCATTCTCGCCAAAGTTCATATCGTCGAAATCAACTATCGCTACGATCACCCAACCCTGACTAAGCTCTGCCTCTGCATCGATCATTATTGTGAAACCCTATCCATCGCAAAAAGCCGCAAACTCCGCCTCCAACTGATCGAAATGATCGCGCAACTCGACCTGCCAGCCGGCTAA
- a CDS encoding TonB-dependent receptor, which yields MTIRPITPTGLWFYYLCLPLTSILAEESIQQTDEAEMETTVLEDYIVYAPIPLEENVLPTARPVNSVYGSDMSVLDTPRNITIISREQLDAISIRDPRDFAKLTTSSYTGSNFGAPTTPSIRGQIADTLVNGMRKGMSNNGNGMPLNFNSVESVSILKGPPSVMIGVSQYVGGYVDLITKRPTFDDNYGYATATVDSEGMQQLEIDQNIAISETLAVRFSITGEDSTDYYWDDYKRQTTAIYGALTWAPNENYQLDVNGEYFNANYTENWGINRPTDDLLDHGTYVTGKGTTFGFGDSLTTDGTTKIDRETRLHGDGDDSNGDYFSLQAIQTFTADPDVTIVNNSLFQYCDRDTFSSYQYTELLRDNYRFENRTELRTEAEFLNLLHKFNVGLSFSYQDVWAVNDYYHEPANAWDLSRPYSEVGLTDPEVFYTGGFYNAFPVHGQSGRGKLSGFPGSNSSDYFISGTGDFVLGNNDSNDSQISTAGLFIEDEINLTEQLILLVGGRLDFVHVESEDPMFGDMIRYLQRENPGNDYSGVEKAKDSHDDFIPNFNVGLVYKLTPTQSLYANYNYSESIPSDLGGGIALKNGGENNGKIDGDKFDRKSELVEGGFKATFLDNTLFYSADVFYQTRTDTQSRGEDIKVQITGFETEVAYQATPKFYVVAGYSYIESISKNGQSATQAPISSVNSNGGVYAYDTFYTFDGYDARTPGVPRSIINGLVAYKLTDNLSATCGILITSPMDLGFNVPAEHVAGGTGPKLDSIEIPWQYSIDLGMKYETARWAISLKMLNATDEENWGAVNSLYGNDSVYAELPRRYELAATIKW from the coding sequence ATGACGATTCGACCGATCACACCAACTGGACTGTGGTTCTATTACCTCTGCCTACCACTCACTTCGATTCTAGCGGAAGAGAGTATCCAGCAAACTGATGAGGCCGAAATGGAAACCACCGTATTGGAAGACTACATTGTCTACGCCCCCATCCCACTGGAAGAAAACGTCCTACCCACCGCTCGCCCCGTCAATTCAGTCTACGGCTCCGACATGAGTGTATTAGACACTCCGCGTAACATCACCATCATTTCAAGGGAGCAACTCGATGCCATCAGTATCAGAGATCCACGCGACTTCGCAAAACTCACCACCTCTAGCTACACTGGCTCCAACTTCGGGGCGCCGACCACGCCCAGTATCCGCGGTCAAATTGCCGACACACTTGTCAACGGCATGCGTAAAGGCATGTCGAATAACGGCAATGGTATGCCGCTAAATTTCAACTCCGTCGAATCCGTAAGCATCCTCAAAGGGCCGCCCTCAGTGATGATCGGCGTCTCTCAATATGTCGGCGGTTACGTCGACCTCATTACAAAGCGCCCCACCTTTGACGACAACTACGGTTACGCCACCGCCACCGTGGACAGCGAAGGCATGCAACAACTCGAGATCGATCAAAACATCGCAATTTCCGAGACACTTGCCGTCCGCTTCAGTATCACAGGCGAAGACAGCACTGATTATTACTGGGACGATTATAAACGCCAAACCACCGCTATCTACGGCGCACTCACATGGGCTCCCAATGAGAACTATCAACTGGATGTGAATGGCGAGTATTTCAATGCCAACTACACCGAGAACTGGGGCATTAATCGTCCGACCGATGATCTACTCGACCACGGCACTTACGTCACGGGCAAAGGCACCACCTTCGGATTTGGAGATTCGCTCACCACCGATGGCACGACGAAGATCGATAGAGAGACACGTCTACACGGCGATGGCGACGACTCCAATGGCGACTACTTCTCACTGCAAGCGATCCAGACCTTCACAGCCGATCCAGATGTCACCATCGTCAACAACAGCCTCTTTCAATACTGCGACCGCGACACCTTCAGCTCATACCAATATACCGAACTGCTACGCGACAACTACCGTTTCGAAAACCGAACCGAACTCCGCACCGAAGCGGAGTTCCTCAACTTGCTGCACAAGTTCAACGTCGGCCTCAGCTTCAGCTATCAAGACGTCTGGGCAGTCAACGACTATTACCACGAACCCGCCAACGCGTGGGATCTCAGCCGCCCCTACTCGGAAGTCGGACTCACCGATCCAGAAGTGTTTTATACAGGCGGCTTCTACAATGCATTTCCTGTCCACGGACAATCTGGCCGCGGCAAGTTATCAGGGTTCCCGGGTTCGAACTCTAGCGATTACTTCATCTCCGGCACAGGCGACTTCGTGCTCGGCAACAACGACTCCAACGACTCGCAGATATCGACCGCAGGCTTATTCATCGAAGACGAAATCAACCTGACAGAGCAACTCATCCTACTGGTCGGCGGACGCCTCGACTTCGTGCACGTAGAATCCGAAGACCCTATGTTCGGCGACATGATTCGCTACTTGCAGCGCGAGAACCCAGGCAATGACTACTCTGGCGTCGAAAAAGCAAAAGATAGCCATGACGATTTCATCCCGAACTTCAACGTCGGACTAGTTTACAAACTCACCCCCACTCAAAGCTTGTATGCGAATTACAACTACAGCGAATCGATCCCATCCGACCTCGGAGGGGGGATAGCCCTGAAAAACGGCGGTGAGAATAACGGTAAAATCGACGGCGATAAGTTTGACCGAAAAAGCGAACTGGTCGAAGGCGGCTTTAAAGCCACATTCCTAGACAACACACTTTTCTATTCGGCAGACGTATTCTACCAAACCAGAACCGATACTCAGTCCCGCGGCGAAGATATCAAAGTGCAAATCACGGGCTTCGAAACCGAAGTCGCTTACCAAGCCACTCCAAAGTTTTACGTCGTCGCAGGCTATAGCTATATCGAGTCCATCTCAAAAAATGGACAGAGTGCCACACAAGCCCCGATTAGTTCGGTGAACAGCAACGGCGGCGTATATGCCTACGACACCTTCTACACCTTTGATGGCTACGATGCCCGCACTCCCGGAGTGCCACGTAGCATCATCAATGGACTCGTCGCCTATAAACTCACGGATAACCTATCCGCTACCTGCGGCATACTGATAACCTCGCCGATGGACTTGGGATTCAACGTGCCGGCCGAACACGTAGCAGGTGGCACTGGCCCCAAACTCGATTCCATCGAGATCCCTTGGCAATACTCCATCGATCTAGGCATGAAATACGAAACCGCCCGCTGGGCGATCTCACTGAAAATGCTCAACGCCACCGACGAGGAAAACTGGGGCGCAGTCAACAGCCTCTATGGCAATGACTCCGTTTACGCCGAACTACCACGTAGATACGAACTCGCCGCCACGATTAAGTGGTAG
- the thrC gene encoding threonine synthase has protein sequence MKYISTRGQVPPVSFSTAVAQGLAPDGGLYLPEALPDLTPYLKEWSTLSYAELCEAFFAIFATDIDRAELKGIVERSYTKFDHADIAPIQTLSDELFVLELFHGPTLAFKDFALQLLGNLYEAQIARTGNPISVLGATSGDTGAAAIHGLLGKTGVKTFILYPDGRVSPLQERQMTCTGADNVFPLAIKGSFDDAQAAMKTVFEDHAFAAEVGLSAVNSINLARILAQCVYYLSAYFRLPEAVRDETTFVVPTGNFGNVLAGWLVQRMGVPIKGFRVATNQNDILHRLFQTGTYQLDDVAPSLAPSMDIQVASNFERFLYYSEDCDSAKVREIIQTFKDTGKYVFEDLKADGFSSSRTNDAEIGAIIKRVYEQYGYVADPHTACGFAGEFEGPQIVLSTAHPAKFPETIVDAIQQDSTHPSLEALKQIEIVKHAVEPTPEAIKAFMRAHV, from the coding sequence ATGAAATATATCAGCACACGCGGCCAGGTGCCTCCTGTTTCTTTCTCAACGGCGGTGGCTCAAGGGCTTGCGCCGGATGGTGGCTTGTATCTACCTGAAGCATTGCCCGACCTGACGCCTTACCTCAAGGAATGGTCGACTCTGAGCTATGCTGAATTGTGTGAGGCGTTTTTTGCGATTTTCGCGACGGATATCGACCGTGCCGAGCTGAAGGGGATCGTCGAGCGCTCTTATACGAAGTTCGATCATGCGGACATCGCACCGATTCAAACGCTGAGCGACGAGTTGTTCGTGCTGGAGCTGTTCCACGGGCCGACACTGGCGTTTAAGGACTTTGCGCTGCAACTGTTGGGTAACCTTTACGAAGCGCAAATCGCGCGCACGGGCAATCCGATCTCGGTGCTGGGTGCGACGTCGGGCGATACCGGTGCGGCTGCGATTCATGGCCTGCTCGGTAAGACGGGTGTGAAGACTTTTATCCTGTATCCGGATGGCCGTGTGTCGCCGCTGCAGGAGCGTCAGATGACTTGCACGGGTGCGGACAATGTCTTTCCGCTCGCGATCAAGGGCAGCTTCGACGATGCACAGGCGGCGATGAAGACCGTGTTCGAAGACCATGCTTTTGCGGCTGAAGTCGGCCTGTCGGCGGTTAATTCGATCAACCTCGCGCGTATTTTGGCGCAGTGTGTCTATTATCTCTCTGCTTACTTCCGCTTGCCGGAAGCAGTGCGCGATGAGACGACGTTCGTGGTGCCGACGGGGAACTTCGGCAATGTGCTGGCCGGTTGGTTAGTGCAGCGCATGGGAGTGCCGATCAAGGGCTTCCGCGTAGCGACGAACCAAAATGATATTTTACACCGTCTGTTCCAGACTGGCACTTATCAGCTCGATGACGTGGCACCGAGCCTTGCGCCGTCGATGGACATTCAGGTCGCTTCGAACTTTGAACGCTTCCTCTATTATTCGGAGGATTGTGATTCCGCGAAGGTGCGTGAGATTATCCAGACCTTTAAGGATACGGGTAAATACGTGTTCGAAGATCTGAAGGCGGATGGCTTTAGCAGCTCCCGCACGAACGACGCCGAGATCGGTGCGATCATTAAGCGTGTGTATGAGCAATATGGCTACGTGGCTGACCCGCACACTGCGTGTGGCTTTGCGGGTGAGTTTGAAGGACCGCAGATTGTGCTATCGACTGCGCATCCTGCGAAATTCCCTGAGACGATTGTGGATGCGATTCAGCAGGATTCGACACATCCGTCGCTGGAGGCGCTGAAGCAAATCGAGATCGTGAAGCATGCCGTCGAGCCAACTCCGGAGGCGATTAAGGCCTTCATGCGGGCGCATGTTTAG